From bacterium:
TCGGTGCAGAGTTCGTTCTCGCCTTTGCTCGCGCTGAACTCGTTTCGCACTTCGGGAGTCACCGCCTCGCATCAGTACGCAATTTCACGATCGCAAATATGGATGCAATGACATTCGCCGATTTGATGCTTCTCCAATGCTGCTTCGGGAAATCAAGATAACTGAACAAGCGCGCACCCGCCTGCTCCGGCGCAGCAACGGCTTGCGAGAAGCGCGATTGCCAGTCTCTATTGAAACTGCCCTTGCACTGCAACGCCGCTGTGGGTATGGCGAAACTTGACCCGGGCAGGGAAATTCTGCAAGATCGGAAACATCGATGTGCCCAATTCGGTGCCGCACGCCCACCATTCCTCGTAAGCCGGGTTTACGAATCCTTTTTGGCAATGACCTCCTCCAGCGCGACTGCAAGCTCGCGCACCCCGCGCCGGATTTCAGACGCGTCCACTGCTGCAAACCCCAACTGCAGGCCTTCGCCCGCCAAGCGCTGGCGGCTGTATCGGCGCAATGGCGTCACTTCCACATTACGGCCCGCAGCGGCCTCTGCAACCGACTTCGCAGCAATGCCGTCGCGCAACCATCCCACCGTTTGCAACCCGGCTTCGATGTTCGAAATCTCCAGCAAACCGGCCAGCTTCTGCCGGCTGCTTTCCATGAGAACCGACAAGCGCTCGGCATACACTTCCCGCATGCGGCGAAGGTGGCGAGCGAAGTGGCCCGCGGTCATGAAGTCGCACAGCACCGCTTGAGTGAGCAGCGGCGCGTGCCGGCTGGTGACTGATATTGTGGCCGCGAAGTGATCAGTCAAATCCGCCGGAATCACCAGATAGCCCAGACGCAGCGAGGGAAACAGCACCTTGTTGAAAGTTCCGGCAAAGAGCACCAATCCATGACGATCGAGACCCTGCAGTGCCGGAACGCCGCCGTGCGGGGTATAGCGATACTCGCTGTCATAATCATCCTCAAAGATCAGCGCCCGGGACTGGCGCGCCGACTCCAAAAGTTCCAGGCGCCGGCGCAAGCTCATGGTGATTCCCAGCGGGAACTGGTGCGCCGGCGTCACATAGACCAGTCGGGCGTCCGCCAGACTCGCGTTTGGTAGCTGCATCCCCTCGCCATCCACCGGCAACGCGGATATCTTCGCGCCAACCGCCGCGAATACGATGGCCGCGCCCGGATATCCTGGATGCTCCAGACACACGCGATCGCCGGGATTCAAAAAAAGCCGCGCGGCAAGATCGAGTGCTTCCTGCACGCCGGAGACAATCGCAACCTGCTCGGGAACGCACTGCACCCCACGCGAGGTGCTGAGGTAATCGGCGACGGCCGCGCGCAGCG
This genomic window contains:
- a CDS encoding PLP-dependent aminotransferase family protein yields the protein MAKRTTTFELMLPGRAPGTPAHRWLYTALRAEILTGRLRPGVRLPSTRELAGQYRLSRGTIVNAFEQLKSEGYLEGSVGSGTYVSKVLPEELLHVPRAARVPGANLRKPRRSISDYGRRVALFPGLEARPVRAFRANLPAVNLFPMDLWTQIAARRLRQASTNLLRGCDPLGYQPLRAAVADYLSTSRGVQCVPEQVAIVSGVQEALDLAARLFLNPGDRVCLEHPGYPGAAIVFAAVGAKISALPVDGEGMQLPNASLADARLVYVTPAHQFPLGITMSLRRRLELLESARQSRALIFEDDYDSEYRYTPHGGVPALQGLDRHGLVLFAGTFNKVLFPSLRLGYLVIPADLTDHFAATISVTSRHAPLLTQAVLCDFMTAGHFARHLRRMREVYAERLSVLMESSRQKLAGLLEISNIEAGLQTVGWLRDGIAAKSVAEAAAGRNVEVTPLRRYSRQRLAGEGLQLGFAAVDASEIRRGVRELAVALEEVIAKKDS